A part of Myxococcus landrumus genomic DNA contains:
- a CDS encoding phosphoribosyltransferase, whose product MQGPEFQDRFMAGRVLARYLSHHAHRPETQVLALPRGGVPVGYEVARALDAPLDVFVVRKLGAPGHEELAMGAIATGGTRVLNPEVLRELRISREQLDAVARREALELTRRESSYRSGRPPLEVQGRDVILVDDGLATGSTMRAAVGALHKQRPAHIIVAVPVAPAETCDEVKALADEVVCARTPEPFYAVGLWYRDFEQTSDAEVQELLERRAQELASPRHLHDASAPLA is encoded by the coding sequence ATGCAAGGACCCGAGTTCCAGGACCGCTTCATGGCCGGCCGTGTCCTCGCGAGATATCTCTCCCACCATGCGCACCGGCCCGAGACCCAGGTGCTGGCCCTGCCGCGCGGCGGAGTCCCCGTGGGCTACGAAGTCGCACGCGCCCTCGATGCGCCCCTCGACGTGTTCGTCGTCCGCAAGCTGGGCGCTCCAGGACACGAGGAGCTGGCGATGGGCGCCATCGCCACGGGCGGCACCCGCGTGCTCAACCCCGAGGTGCTGCGTGAGCTGCGCATCTCCCGGGAACAGCTGGATGCCGTCGCCCGACGCGAAGCCCTGGAGCTGACGCGCCGCGAGTCGAGTTACCGCTCCGGGCGGCCTCCGCTGGAAGTCCAGGGGCGCGATGTCATCCTCGTGGATGACGGACTCGCCACGGGCTCCACCATGCGCGCCGCCGTGGGCGCGCTCCACAAGCAACGGCCCGCCCACATCATCGTCGCCGTCCCTGTCGCCCCAGCGGAAACGTGTGACGAGGTCAAAGCACTCGCGGACGAAGTGGTGTGTGCTCGAACCCCAGAGCCCTTCTATGCCGTGGGCCTCTGGTATCGAGACTTCGAGCAGACCTCGGACGCCGAGGTGCAAGAGCTCCTGGAACGCCGGGCCCAGGAGCTGGCATCACCCCGCCACCTCCACGACGCCAGCGCCCCTCTCGCCTGA
- a CDS encoding PAS domain-containing sensor histidine kinase has product MHEFPTRRQMLLAVVAASTLAAFIEWTWSSASAASALPRVLTTAALVFICAGTPALVLARARERTRRERDAARRSADDSSALRDALMDVTPVGFAFFDRNLRYIHVNPALAAMNGLPAGGHLGRHVSEVMPELGRLLAPRLKRALETDAPITDTCLEVETPAAPGEPRFWFGSYSRVSGSGGEVLGVIASLSELTERMRAEQTLQEHEGRLDVLTRSLPDYLWGGKLREGALRDFYCTPVIERTTGYPASAFAEPGPGGGPPPLWAEMIHPDDRTRYRTRIESLAPGSEVELEHRIICADGRVRWVRSRATASARDTQGELHVGCVVTDITDRYLADELRQRLHESFRRSAQEWRRTFDAVSSPLVVLGADGTVQRLNAAACILFGGLDPSGQPLSTAAFSPPWSSTPPLVDELRRTHGIITREVTDPHAHRTWELSAAWVDEAGGEDSRIILVATEVTRLLELQASLRRSETMAAMGAIVAGVAHEVRNPLFSISAVVDAVEATVGKRADLAPYVDVLRGEVRRLNHLTQELFEYGRPTRGEWVEGPIRPVVEEALAACTRTGEQSRVTVTPALAEVLPSVRMDSRRLFHVFRNVVENAVQHSPAGTTVSVATSPLEEEGRAWVSCTVRDGGPGFREEDLPHVFEPFFSKRRGGTGLGLAIVQRILEEHQGRIRLRNHPEGGAEVTLLLPAVSAPTLRLSMDPLAS; this is encoded by the coding sequence ATGCACGAGTTCCCCACCCGCAGGCAGATGCTGCTGGCCGTCGTCGCGGCCTCGACACTCGCCGCCTTCATCGAGTGGACCTGGTCGAGCGCCAGCGCGGCCAGCGCCCTGCCTCGCGTCCTCACCACCGCGGCCCTGGTGTTCATCTGCGCTGGCACTCCCGCGCTGGTGCTCGCGCGCGCTCGCGAGCGCACCCGGCGAGAACGCGACGCGGCCCGGCGCAGCGCCGACGACTCCAGCGCCCTTCGCGATGCCCTCATGGATGTCACGCCCGTGGGCTTCGCCTTCTTCGACCGCAACCTGCGCTACATCCACGTCAACCCCGCGCTCGCGGCCATGAATGGACTGCCCGCGGGAGGGCATCTGGGCCGTCACGTCTCGGAGGTGATGCCGGAGCTGGGCCGATTGCTCGCGCCGCGTCTCAAGCGCGCCCTGGAGACGGATGCCCCCATCACCGACACGTGCCTGGAGGTGGAGACGCCCGCCGCGCCCGGTGAGCCGCGCTTCTGGTTCGGCAGCTACTCGCGCGTGAGCGGTTCGGGAGGTGAAGTGCTGGGCGTCATCGCCTCACTCTCCGAGCTCACCGAGCGCATGCGCGCCGAGCAGACGCTCCAGGAGCACGAGGGACGGCTGGACGTGCTGACGCGCTCGCTGCCCGACTACCTCTGGGGCGGCAAGCTGCGCGAGGGCGCGCTGCGGGACTTCTACTGCACCCCCGTCATCGAGCGCACCACGGGCTATCCCGCCTCCGCCTTCGCGGAGCCCGGCCCGGGTGGCGGCCCGCCGCCCCTGTGGGCGGAAATGATTCACCCCGACGACCGCACGCGCTACCGCACGCGCATCGAGTCGCTCGCGCCCGGCTCCGAGGTGGAGCTGGAGCACCGCATCATCTGCGCCGACGGGCGCGTGCGCTGGGTGCGCAGCCGCGCGACGGCCTCCGCGCGAGACACGCAGGGCGAGCTGCACGTGGGCTGCGTCGTCACGGACATCACCGACCGCTATCTCGCGGACGAGCTGCGCCAGCGCCTCCACGAGAGCTTCCGCCGCTCCGCCCAGGAGTGGCGTCGCACGTTCGACGCCGTCAGCTCCCCCCTGGTCGTGCTCGGCGCGGACGGCACCGTCCAGCGCCTCAACGCCGCGGCCTGCATCCTGTTCGGCGGTCTGGACCCTTCCGGCCAGCCGCTGTCCACCGCCGCCTTCTCCCCTCCGTGGTCCAGCACCCCGCCCCTGGTGGACGAGCTGCGCAGGACGCACGGCATCATCACCCGCGAAGTGACGGACCCGCATGCCCACCGCACCTGGGAGCTGTCCGCCGCCTGGGTCGATGAAGCCGGTGGTGAGGACTCGCGCATCATCCTCGTCGCTACGGAAGTCACACGATTGCTGGAGCTTCAGGCCAGCCTGCGCCGCAGTGAGACCATGGCCGCCATGGGCGCCATCGTCGCGGGCGTCGCGCACGAGGTCCGCAACCCCCTCTTCTCCATCTCCGCCGTGGTGGACGCCGTGGAGGCCACCGTCGGCAAGCGCGCGGACCTGGCCCCATACGTGGATGTGCTGCGTGGTGAAGTGCGCCGCCTCAACCACCTCACCCAGGAGCTGTTCGAGTACGGCCGCCCCACCCGGGGCGAGTGGGTGGAGGGCCCCATCCGTCCCGTCGTGGAGGAGGCCCTGGCCGCCTGCACGCGCACGGGGGAACAGTCCCGTGTCACCGTCACCCCCGCGCTCGCGGAAGTGCTGCCCTCCGTGCGCATGGACTCACGGCGGCTGTTCCATGTCTTCCGCAACGTGGTGGAGAACGCGGTGCAGCACTCCCCCGCGGGCACGACGGTGAGCGTGGCCACGTCTCCGCTGGAGGAAGAGGGCCGCGCCTGGGTGAGCTGCACCGTGAGGGACGGAGGGCCGGGCTTCCGCGAGGAGGACCTCCCGCATGTCTTCGAGCCCTTCTTCAGCAAGCGCCGAGGTGGAACGGGCCTGGGCCTGGCCATCGTCCAGCGCATCCTGGAGGAGCATCAGGGGCGCATCCGGCTGCGAAATCACCCAGAGGGTGGCGCGGAAGTCACTCTGCTGCTACCAGCGGTGTCTGCACCCACCCTCCGCTTGTCGATGGACCCGCTCGCCTCATGA
- a CDS encoding sigma-54-dependent transcriptional regulator, translating to MTRTRILLVDDEPGVRLGMRGYLSAHGFDVDEAQSITEAQEVFRTHRPDVAVVDYRLTDGTALELLPRLKEIDAAVPLVVLTGHGSIELAVQAVKEGAEQFLTKPVELAVLKVVLERLVAQRRERLRLRADQSRTARTSVNPFLGGSAAIRSLRAEAERIQHSDSPVLVTGETGSGKSVLARWLHEGGPRADAPFVDLNCAALSRDLLDSELFGHEKGAFTGAVAAKQGLLEVADRGTLFLDEIGDMDLTVQPKLLKVLEEKRFRRLGDVRDRRVDVRLIAATHQDLNIAAREKRFRGDLYFRVSTLILHVPALRERPEDIPVLAQHFLAEMGGARGRASVGLQADAESALMRYPWPGNIRELRNVLERAVLLSGGGPLSRGDLRFESSTDEPSGDDNLTLEELERRHIERVLRRENGHVERAALRLGIPRSSLYERLKRLGINRSGFQKSDP from the coding sequence ATGACACGCACCCGCATCCTCCTCGTGGACGACGAGCCCGGCGTCAGGCTGGGAATGAGGGGCTATCTCTCCGCCCACGGCTTCGACGTGGACGAGGCCCAGAGCATCACCGAGGCGCAGGAGGTCTTCCGCACGCACCGTCCCGACGTGGCGGTGGTGGACTACCGGCTGACGGACGGCACCGCGCTGGAGCTGTTGCCGCGCCTCAAGGAGATCGACGCCGCGGTGCCGCTGGTCGTGCTCACGGGACATGGCTCCATCGAGCTGGCGGTCCAGGCCGTGAAGGAAGGCGCCGAGCAGTTCCTCACCAAGCCCGTGGAGCTCGCGGTGCTCAAGGTGGTGCTGGAGCGACTGGTGGCCCAGCGGCGGGAGCGCCTGCGGTTGCGCGCGGACCAGTCGCGCACCGCGCGCACCAGCGTGAATCCCTTCCTGGGCGGCAGCGCCGCCATCCGGAGCCTGCGCGCCGAGGCGGAGCGCATCCAGCACAGCGACAGCCCGGTCCTCGTCACCGGAGAGACGGGCAGCGGCAAGAGCGTGCTCGCGCGCTGGCTGCATGAGGGAGGACCTCGCGCGGATGCGCCCTTCGTGGACTTGAACTGCGCGGCGCTGTCGCGGGACCTGCTCGACTCGGAGCTGTTCGGCCACGAGAAGGGCGCGTTCACCGGCGCGGTGGCCGCCAAGCAGGGCCTGCTGGAGGTCGCCGACCGGGGCACGCTCTTCCTGGATGAGATTGGTGACATGGACCTCACCGTCCAGCCCAAGCTCCTCAAGGTGCTGGAGGAGAAGCGCTTCCGCCGCCTCGGTGACGTCCGGGACCGGCGCGTCGACGTGCGGCTCATCGCGGCCACCCATCAGGACCTGAACATCGCGGCTCGCGAGAAACGCTTCCGAGGCGACCTCTACTTCCGCGTCAGCACCCTCATCCTCCACGTGCCCGCGCTGCGCGAGCGCCCGGAGGACATCCCCGTGCTGGCCCAGCACTTCCTCGCGGAGATGGGCGGCGCGCGAGGCCGGGCCAGCGTGGGTCTGCAAGCCGACGCGGAGAGCGCGCTGATGCGCTACCCCTGGCCCGGCAACATCCGAGAGCTGCGCAACGTCCTGGAGCGCGCCGTGCTGCTCTCCGGCGGGGGCCCGCTCTCCCGAGGCGACCTGCGCTTCGAGTCGTCCACCGACGAGCCCAGCGGCGACGACAACCTCACGCTGGAGGAGCTGGAGCGCCGCCACATCGAGCGCGTCCTGCGCCGGGAGAATGGCCACGTCGAGCGGGCCGCCCTCCGCCTCGGAATCCCCCGCTCCTCCCTCTATGAGCGGCTGAAACGTTTGGGAATCAACAGATCCGGATTCCAGAAATCGGATCCGTGA
- a CDS encoding response regulator, translating into MSQNLLIVDDESALCWVLGQFFSGAGYRVDSAQALDEALGLMTTGRYDLVISDLRLSGTQSEEGLVLADFVRRYAPETRVLLLTAFASPELSERAKGLGVDLVLPKPQPLPSLAQHVSQLLAAR; encoded by the coding sequence GTGTCACAGAACCTCCTCATCGTCGATGACGAATCCGCCCTGTGCTGGGTGCTGGGTCAGTTCTTCTCGGGCGCCGGCTATCGGGTGGACTCGGCCCAGGCGCTGGACGAAGCGCTGGGGTTGATGACGACGGGTCGCTATGACCTGGTCATCAGCGACCTTCGGTTGAGTGGAACACAGTCCGAGGAGGGGCTGGTCCTGGCGGACTTCGTGCGGCGTTACGCCCCCGAGACGCGGGTGCTCCTGCTGACGGCGTTCGCGTCTCCTGAGCTGTCCGAGCGGGCCAAGGGTCTGGGCGTGGACCTTGTGTTGCCCAAGCCGCAACCGCTGCCCTCCCTGGCCCAACACGTCTCCCAATTGTTGGCGGCACGTTGA
- a CDS encoding OmpA family protein yields MRVRAHPPRPLALLALLLLTASVARAQAQTSQAIDVQQYKPGPGAYDVLGMHGARVGKHLDWNIGLSVNYGEDPLNLLDPRKDAFVYRIVDSQFSLDLMGAVALFERLELGVSLPVSTTSSQPAGAIAPSLVDGAASTGIGDLRLVPKVLLLSTEGGVHLAFVAPVTLPTAGASGFLGTKGPTFQPRLVAEWAGESLRLLANVGVNLRGEQQLRNLRVGNEFSYAAGAEVPLTRALTVAATVSGALGLKEANSEERPLEALGAVKYRFTDELSAHLGAGPGLTRGYGTPGFRLLGGLAWTGSSPASKPAHKCELGPEDFDGFQDDDDCLDPDDDVDGILDGPDVCPGEPETFNQYQDEDGCPDEVPAAQGTSTESEASEPMKLVPAAVDTDGDGLIDTEDRCPTEPEDADGFEDADGCPDPDNDRDGVLDTVDACPLEAESINGVKDEDGCPDKGKSSVRLEGSRIVILDKVYFATGKDIILPKSYGLLAQVASILKANPQMERVRVEGHTDDKGSDTSNLDLSQRRANTVREFLVKAGIAPERLEAQGFGETQPVDTNKTAQGRENNRRVEFNVVKTAEDSSAQETTP; encoded by the coding sequence ATGCGAGTGCGTGCCCACCCACCCCGCCCCCTGGCGCTGCTGGCCCTTCTGCTGCTGACAGCAAGCGTCGCGAGGGCGCAAGCGCAGACGTCGCAGGCCATTGATGTCCAACAGTACAAGCCCGGCCCTGGTGCCTACGACGTGCTGGGAATGCACGGCGCCCGCGTGGGCAAGCACCTGGATTGGAACATCGGGCTGTCGGTCAACTACGGCGAGGACCCGCTCAACCTGCTGGACCCGCGCAAGGACGCGTTCGTCTACCGCATCGTCGACAGCCAGTTCTCGCTGGACCTGATGGGCGCGGTGGCGCTGTTCGAGCGGCTGGAGCTGGGTGTGTCGCTGCCCGTCTCCACTACGTCCTCGCAGCCCGCCGGCGCGATTGCCCCGTCGCTGGTGGATGGCGCCGCGAGCACGGGCATTGGAGACCTGCGGCTGGTGCCCAAGGTGCTGCTGCTGTCCACCGAGGGCGGTGTGCACCTGGCGTTCGTCGCGCCCGTGACGTTGCCCACCGCGGGAGCCTCGGGCTTCCTGGGCACGAAGGGGCCAACGTTCCAGCCCCGGCTCGTGGCCGAGTGGGCCGGCGAGTCACTGCGCCTGCTGGCCAACGTGGGCGTCAACCTTCGCGGCGAGCAGCAGCTTCGCAACCTGCGCGTGGGGAATGAGTTCTCGTACGCGGCGGGAGCGGAGGTGCCGCTCACGCGCGCGCTGACCGTGGCGGCGACGGTGTCGGGCGCGCTCGGGCTGAAGGAGGCGAACTCGGAGGAGCGTCCGCTGGAGGCGCTGGGCGCGGTGAAGTACCGCTTCACGGATGAGCTGTCGGCGCATCTGGGCGCGGGACCGGGGCTGACGCGCGGCTATGGCACTCCGGGGTTCCGCCTGCTGGGAGGACTGGCGTGGACGGGCTCGTCTCCCGCGTCGAAGCCCGCGCACAAGTGCGAACTGGGCCCCGAGGACTTCGATGGCTTCCAGGACGACGACGACTGCCTGGACCCGGATGACGACGTGGATGGAATCCTCGACGGTCCCGACGTGTGCCCCGGCGAGCCGGAGACCTTCAACCAGTATCAGGACGAGGATGGCTGCCCGGATGAGGTGCCCGCGGCGCAAGGCACGTCGACGGAGTCGGAGGCGAGCGAGCCCATGAAGTTGGTGCCCGCGGCGGTCGACACGGATGGAGACGGGCTCATCGACACCGAGGACCGCTGCCCCACCGAGCCCGAGGACGCCGACGGCTTCGAGGACGCCGACGGCTGCCCCGACCCGGACAATGACCGCGACGGCGTGCTGGACACGGTGGACGCGTGCCCGCTCGAGGCCGAGAGCATCAACGGCGTGAAGGACGAAGACGGCTGCCCCGACAAGGGCAAGTCGAGCGTGCGACTGGAGGGCTCGCGCATCGTCATCCTGGACAAGGTCTACTTCGCCACGGGCAAGGACATCATCCTGCCCAAGTCCTACGGTCTGCTGGCCCAGGTCGCCTCCATCCTCAAGGCCAACCCGCAGATGGAGCGCGTGCGCGTGGAGGGACACACGGATGACAAGGGCTCGGACACGAGCAACCTGGACCTGTCCCAGCGGCGCGCGAACACCGTCCGCGAGTTCCTGGTGAAGGCGGGCATCGCGCCGGAGCGTCTGGAGGCCCAGGGCTTTGGCGAGACCCAGCCGGTGGACACCAACAAGACGGCCCAGGGACGCGAGAACAACCGCCGCGTCGAGTTCAACGTCGTGAAGACCGCCGAGGACTCCTCGGCGCAGGAGACCACGCCATGA
- a CDS encoding FecR family protein, which translates to MTRTLPWLWVVALVTLSAHAEQTADPCGGLRFVNGRVELGRPLAPKGPETEACLKHVAQALVSRPAIRSVTLAARLPDAERLDGQGLAVAKAAAEVLVSAGVPRTRVSVVAPPAVPGESGRLQLAYVERPAQPRVAQVRASSGQVSAGPSPAELRPRGTGDSLYTQELFHTAPDASAELELADASRVRVTPNSLVRLGAIELGATGKRVVRLELMRGSIETMAAPGGDGSVFEVRTRGAVAGVRGTQFRVSAQEDGASRLETLEGKVALGSDKAEVEVVHGQGSRVLPGAAPEPPRPLLAAPLLNGPRGGSFTTAPTLEWFSVPGAKTYRVELARTADFAAGVRTLDAQDVKLAVPAEATGKWFWRVLAVDSDGFIGFPSKIFAFDLRP; encoded by the coding sequence ATGACCCGGACCCTTCCTTGGCTGTGGGTGGTGGCGCTGGTGACGTTGTCGGCGCACGCCGAGCAGACCGCGGACCCTTGCGGGGGCCTGCGCTTCGTCAACGGGCGCGTGGAGCTGGGACGCCCGCTCGCGCCCAAGGGCCCCGAGACGGAGGCGTGCCTCAAGCACGTGGCGCAGGCACTCGTGTCGAGACCCGCCATCCGCTCGGTGACGTTGGCGGCGAGGCTGCCGGACGCGGAGCGCCTGGATGGACAGGGCCTCGCCGTGGCGAAGGCCGCGGCGGAGGTGTTGGTATCAGCGGGAGTGCCGCGCACGCGCGTGTCCGTGGTGGCGCCCCCCGCGGTGCCGGGTGAGTCGGGCCGGCTTCAGCTCGCGTATGTCGAACGCCCCGCGCAGCCTCGCGTGGCCCAGGTGCGCGCCTCCAGTGGACAGGTGTCGGCCGGTCCCTCCCCCGCCGAGCTTCGCCCGCGCGGCACGGGGGATTCGCTCTACACCCAGGAGTTGTTCCACACAGCGCCGGATGCGAGCGCGGAGCTGGAGCTGGCGGACGCGAGCCGCGTCCGGGTGACGCCGAACAGCCTGGTGCGGCTGGGCGCCATCGAGCTGGGGGCCACCGGCAAGCGCGTGGTTCGGCTGGAGCTGATGCGGGGCTCCATCGAGACGATGGCGGCGCCGGGAGGAGATGGCTCGGTGTTCGAGGTGCGCACGCGCGGCGCGGTGGCCGGCGTGCGGGGAACCCAGTTCCGGGTCTCCGCACAGGAAGACGGCGCCAGCCGACTGGAGACGCTGGAGGGCAAGGTGGCGCTGGGCTCGGACAAGGCCGAGGTCGAGGTGGTCCATGGCCAGGGCTCGCGCGTGTTGCCGGGCGCCGCGCCTGAGCCCCCGCGTCCGCTGCTGGCCGCGCCGCTGCTGAACGGACCTCGCGGCGGGAGCTTCACCACCGCGCCGACGCTCGAGTGGTTCAGCGTGCCGGGGGCGAAGACGTACCGCGTGGAGCTGGCGCGGACCGCGGACTTCGCAGCGGGCGTGCGGACCCTCGACGCCCAGGACGTGAAGCTGGCGGTGCCCGCGGAGGCCACGGGCAAGTGGTTCTGGCGTGTATTGGCAGTGGACTCGGACGGCTTCATCGGCTTCCCTTCCAAGATCTTCGCCTTCGACCTGCGGCCCTGA
- a CDS encoding CHASE2 domain-containing protein, translated as MNPSPKPPSRIPRPSPGQLRVAAALVGVVLAGITAVTGGAPGFLERSLYDQAVSRLLPGVPRSADLVLVEVDDRALAALGERWPLSRATWARVFQALAAQRPAAVAVDVVFDQPGPREALELGEDILTSLRESGLAEQPAGAALVAELEARLRAQDGDARLAEALAENGSVILGAAALTEDVSLMPPLEDGALATPLPLPVETLRLQSREIAGSIAPLRMAAHGSGTLNMLVEGDGVIRRYPYAVGVGGQAWPSLALATALRLMPEQAETLMRRAALDHGAPLMRLPAPDWLPRVSLADVLQVDPRSVGLDLALRGKTLFVGVTATGLHGQSTLPGQVAVPGVEIHAFALDNLRADRLMRSSGVVALTGVLETLLLMVFFGWRCRRARTLGAVIRTAIALVATHVALVGWLAADLGWVVPLVPGALGLGLMLLVDSAARAEELGRQRGALRRLFVRYPQASPSTAVPPGGDPR; from the coding sequence ATGAATCCGAGTCCCAAGCCTCCTTCCCGCATTCCACGGCCGTCCCCCGGCCAGCTCCGCGTCGCCGCAGCACTGGTGGGGGTGGTCCTGGCCGGAATCACGGCGGTGACGGGAGGGGCTCCGGGATTTCTCGAGCGCTCGTTGTACGACCAGGCCGTGAGCCGGCTCCTGCCGGGGGTGCCTCGCAGCGCGGACCTGGTGCTGGTGGAAGTGGATGACCGGGCCCTGGCCGCGCTGGGCGAGCGGTGGCCCCTGTCCCGCGCGACGTGGGCGCGAGTCTTCCAGGCGCTGGCGGCCCAGCGTCCGGCGGCGGTGGCGGTGGACGTGGTGTTCGACCAGCCCGGCCCCCGGGAAGCGCTCGAGCTGGGTGAGGACATCCTGACCTCGCTGCGCGAGTCGGGGTTGGCGGAGCAGCCCGCGGGCGCGGCGCTGGTGGCGGAACTCGAAGCGCGGCTGCGGGCGCAGGATGGAGACGCCCGGCTCGCGGAGGCCCTCGCGGAGAACGGGAGCGTCATCCTGGGAGCCGCGGCGCTCACCGAGGACGTGTCCCTGATGCCGCCCCTCGAGGACGGAGCGCTGGCGACACCACTCCCGTTGCCCGTGGAGACGCTGCGGCTCCAGTCGCGGGAGATTGCCGGCAGCATCGCTCCGCTGCGCATGGCGGCGCATGGCAGCGGCACGCTGAACATGCTCGTGGAGGGTGACGGCGTCATCCGGCGCTATCCCTATGCCGTGGGCGTGGGAGGACAGGCCTGGCCTTCGCTGGCGCTCGCGACCGCGCTGCGGTTGATGCCCGAGCAGGCCGAGACGCTGATGCGCCGTGCGGCCTTGGACCATGGCGCGCCGTTGATGCGGCTGCCCGCGCCGGACTGGCTCCCCCGGGTGAGCCTCGCGGACGTGCTCCAGGTGGACCCTCGCTCCGTGGGATTGGACCTGGCGCTGCGAGGCAAGACGCTCTTCGTCGGCGTCACCGCGACAGGCCTGCATGGCCAGAGCACGCTGCCAGGACAGGTGGCGGTGCCGGGCGTGGAGATCCACGCCTTCGCGCTGGACAACCTTCGCGCGGACCGGCTGATGCGCTCCTCGGGTGTCGTGGCGTTGACGGGTGTGCTGGAGACCCTGCTGCTCATGGTGTTCTTCGGGTGGCGCTGCCGCCGCGCGAGGACCTTGGGCGCGGTGATTCGCACGGCGATAGCGCTCGTGGCCACGCACGTGGCGCTGGTGGGCTGGCTGGCCGCGGACCTCGGGTGGGTGGTGCCGCTGGTGCCCGGGGCACTGGGGCTCGGGCTGATGTTGCTGGTGGATTCGGCCGCGCGCGCGGAGGAGCTGGGCCGACAGCGAGGCGCGTTGCGCCGTCTCTTCGTGCGCTATCCGCAGGCGTCTCCGAGCACCGCGGTGCCCCCGGGTGGGGACCCGCGGTAG
- a CDS encoding diguanylate cyclase domain-containing protein has protein sequence MARYALIAEPDPHRAASLLALVTAEGLEGVLARDGAEAQELVRQRSAPTLLLTDLALPRVDGFELLSWLRERQDAESTRVVVVTAFDELRVRAWQLKDTLGIHSLLSRRAPTETMRDTVRTALAGQRSVQAPPAESSSSEEERQRLARVDAMRLVDDGPPEAEFQELVSEVAQAFAVPMALLTLVLGDRQWFKAHVGLPHALARDRGTPRDWAFCHHVVMGRESLVVPDARRHPVFRDNPLVREGVIGSYAGAPLVTPQGEVLGTLSLIDTRPLVLGTEDIVALRELARRVAGDLELRSRARQETRDLGRARHEGAQSLGTALTQVRDAIQALDVATLLVAPGRHPFAGNTALSEMLGMPLESIPTLTFESFRQQVAELTADPSGRSLVLDLASESSQGLHLTLTLERPRPRRVRWVARPFRVPGGVAQLLTLSELGGASPREERERMLRVDALTGLATRRVGEEHLLREIARCRRDGVACGVVLVDLVGLGHLNLRHGFDAGDTALRDVARELEALSPPAGGLAVRWEGGTLLLALPGHGAAATEATRERLHAEMNPSLRVHSVSAVVEGEEDPREMLARAQAALARTKAEHHARSPRD, from the coding sequence ATGGCCCGATACGCCCTCATCGCCGAGCCGGATCCGCACCGCGCCGCCAGCCTGCTGGCCCTCGTCACGGCGGAGGGACTCGAGGGGGTGCTGGCCCGGGACGGCGCCGAGGCGCAGGAGCTGGTGCGCCAGCGCAGCGCCCCCACCCTGCTGCTCACGGACCTGGCGCTGCCACGCGTGGATGGCTTCGAGCTGCTGTCCTGGCTGCGCGAGCGGCAAGACGCCGAATCCACGCGAGTGGTGGTGGTGACGGCCTTCGACGAGCTGCGCGTGCGGGCCTGGCAGCTCAAGGACACGCTGGGCATCCACTCCCTGCTGAGCCGCCGCGCCCCCACCGAGACGATGCGGGACACCGTGCGGACGGCGCTCGCGGGACAACGCTCCGTGCAAGCGCCCCCGGCCGAGAGCAGCTCGTCGGAGGAGGAGCGGCAACGGCTCGCGCGAGTCGATGCGATGCGGCTGGTGGACGACGGTCCTCCCGAGGCGGAGTTCCAGGAGCTCGTCTCGGAGGTGGCCCAGGCGTTCGCGGTCCCGATGGCGCTGCTGACGCTGGTGCTCGGAGACAGGCAGTGGTTCAAGGCCCACGTGGGCTTGCCGCACGCACTCGCGCGCGACCGGGGGACACCTCGGGACTGGGCCTTCTGTCACCACGTGGTGATGGGTCGGGAGTCGCTGGTCGTCCCAGACGCCCGGCGCCATCCGGTGTTTCGCGACAACCCGCTGGTGCGTGAAGGCGTCATCGGCAGCTACGCGGGGGCACCGCTGGTGACGCCCCAGGGCGAAGTGCTGGGCACGCTGTCGCTCATCGACACGCGGCCGCTCGTGCTCGGTACCGAGGACATCGTGGCGCTGCGAGAGCTGGCGCGGCGCGTGGCCGGAGACCTGGAGCTGAGGTCTCGCGCGCGGCAGGAGACGCGAGACCTGGGACGCGCCCGGCACGAAGGCGCGCAGTCACTGGGCACGGCGCTGACGCAGGTGCGCGACGCCATCCAAGCGCTCGACGTGGCGACGTTGCTGGTGGCTCCCGGACGGCACCCCTTCGCGGGCAACACCGCGTTGTCGGAGATGCTGGGCATGCCGCTGGAGAGCATCCCCACCCTGACGTTCGAGTCCTTCCGGCAACAGGTCGCGGAGCTCACGGCCGACCCGTCGGGGCGCTCGCTGGTGTTGGACCTGGCCTCGGAGTCCTCGCAGGGACTGCACCTCACCCTCACGTTGGAGCGCCCGCGTCCGCGCCGGGTGCGCTGGGTGGCGCGCCCCTTTCGAGTCCCAGGCGGCGTCGCGCAACTCCTGACGCTCTCCGAGCTGGGGGGCGCCTCCCCCCGGGAGGAGCGCGAGCGGATGCTGCGAGTGGACGCGCTGACGGGCCTGGCCACCCGGCGCGTGGGAGAGGAACACCTGCTGCGAGAGATTGCCCGCTGTCGAAGAGACGGCGTGGCCTGTGGCGTGGTGCTGGTGGACCTGGTGGGGCTGGGCCACCTCAACCTGAGGCATGGCTTCGACGCGGGAGACACCGCGCTGCGAGACGTGGCCCGCGAGCTGGAGGCCCTCAGTCCTCCGGCGGGAGGTCTCGCGGTGCGCTGGGAAGGAGGCACCTTGCTCCTCGCGCTTCCGGGCCACGGGGCCGCCGCGACGGAGGCCACACGAGAGCGGCTCCACGCCGAAATGAATCCCTCCCTTCGAGTCCACAGCGTGTCGGCGGTCGTCGAGGGCGAGGAGGACCCTCGGGAGATGCTCGCACGCGCACAGGCCGCGCTGGCGCGCACGAAGGCCGAGCATCACGCGAGAAGTCCTCGCGACTGA